A stretch of Candidatus Eremiobacterota bacterium DNA encodes these proteins:
- a CDS encoding segregation/condensation protein A, giving the protein MTETAALDERALRVSVDVFDGPLDLLLNLVKERQLDIATVPLATVADQYLAYIHAMEALDVELAADYLVVAATLVFLKSKALLPPIPIELAGEGEESAEAIEARLRERLIAYSKYRDVGQDLRARAAEASAYYLRPDGGDPTAELVQRYRIDAGKLAGALAAALRAAKPEKRTIVRERVSLNEQMDLVARAVRRAGRASFFGLCAGLDRLAIIVTFLAVLELVRRGRVRVAQAEAFEDIELLPPFEENHAA; this is encoded by the coding sequence ATGACTGAAACCGCTGCCTTGGACGAGCGCGCTTTGCGCGTCTCCGTCGACGTGTTCGACGGTCCCCTCGACCTGCTGCTCAACCTCGTCAAAGAGCGCCAGCTCGACATCGCAACGGTGCCGCTGGCGACCGTCGCGGACCAGTACCTGGCCTACATCCACGCGATGGAAGCGCTCGACGTCGAGCTCGCGGCCGACTACCTCGTCGTCGCCGCGACGCTCGTCTTCCTGAAGTCGAAGGCGCTGCTCCCGCCGATCCCGATCGAGCTCGCCGGCGAGGGCGAGGAGTCGGCCGAGGCGATCGAGGCGCGGCTGCGCGAGCGCCTGATCGCGTACTCGAAGTACCGCGACGTCGGCCAGGACCTGCGCGCGCGCGCCGCCGAGGCCTCGGCGTACTACCTGCGCCCGGACGGCGGCGACCCGACGGCCGAGCTGGTTCAGCGCTACCGGATCGACGCGGGGAAGCTGGCCGGCGCGCTCGCCGCGGCACTGCGCGCCGCCAAGCCCGAGAAGCGCACGATCGTGCGCGAGCGGGTCTCGCTGAACGAGCAGATGGACCTGGTCGCGCGGGCGGTCCGCCGCGCGGGCCGGGCCTCGTTCTTCGGGCTCTGCGCGGGGCTCGACCGGCTCGCGATCATCGTCACCTTCCTGGCCGTCCTGGAGCTGGTCCGGCGCGGGCGCGTTCGCGTCGCGCAGGCCGAGGCGTTCGAGGACATCGAGCTGCTCCCGCCGTTCGAGGAGAACCATGCAGCCTGA
- a CDS encoding NUDIX hydrolase codes for MMRIKYEVSAGGLVLRRNGNSLEALLIGRGEPRVWSLPKGHVEPRETHEQAALREVREETGCWAEILSKLSDISYWFYLNRTKHKKSVHFYLMRYLSGDTANHDHEVDEARWFEIKAAKKALKYVNEKRLVDLGLEWLEQQGGSIFEPETVTAAQSVGETSA; via the coding sequence GTGATGCGGATCAAGTACGAGGTCTCCGCCGGCGGGCTGGTGCTCCGGCGGAACGGAAACTCTTTGGAGGCGCTCCTCATCGGGCGCGGCGAGCCTCGCGTTTGGTCGCTGCCGAAGGGCCACGTCGAGCCGCGGGAGACGCACGAGCAGGCCGCGCTGCGCGAGGTTCGCGAGGAGACCGGCTGCTGGGCCGAGATCCTGTCCAAGCTGTCAGACATCTCGTACTGGTTCTACCTGAACCGCACCAAACACAAGAAGTCGGTCCACTTTTACCTGATGCGCTATCTCTCGGGCGACACCGCCAACCACGACCACGAGGTCGACGAGGCCCGCTGGTTCGAGATCAAGGCCGCCAAGAAAGCCCTGAAGTACGTCAACGAGAAGCGCCTGGTCGACTTGGGCCTGGAGTGGCTGGAGCAACAGGGCGGCAGCATCTTCGAGCCCGAGACCGTCACCGCAGCCCAGTCCGTGGGAGAAACCAGCGCATAG
- a CDS encoding PilZ domain-containing protein: MSEQPERRHAKRVAIRLPVVYRGPDGAPKHGTTENVSRRGMLLVAQEQSPEGTRLRVAITGLDGREREIGVEVVRSTPDGRVAVSVADSDAAEIDAIVEAEESSSEG; encoded by the coding sequence ATGAGTGAACAGCCCGAACGCCGCCACGCCAAGCGGGTCGCGATCCGGCTGCCGGTCGTCTACCGCGGTCCCGACGGCGCGCCGAAGCACGGCACGACCGAAAACGTCTCGCGGCGCGGGATGCTGCTGGTCGCGCAGGAGCAGTCGCCGGAGGGGACGCGGCTGCGGGTCGCGATCACCGGGCTCGACGGCCGCGAGCGCGAGATCGGCGTCGAGGTCGTGCGCTCGACCCCTGACGGGCGCGTCGCCGTCTCGGTCGCCGACAGCGACGCCGCGGAGATCGACGCGATCGTCGAGGCCGAGGAGTCTTCCTCCGAAGGCTGA
- the dinB gene encoding DNA polymerase IV — protein sequence MIVHFDLDAFYASVAQRDDPSLRGVPLAVSGSSRRAVVLTASYEARPFGVRSAMPLYRALELCPQLTVVPPNFAAYRETSERVFAIFEDGARAVEGLSLDEAFCDVPGDDLEAAVAFAQRVRARVRDEVGLTVSAGVATGKMVAKIASDANKPDGLTIVPPGTEAEYLAPLPVGRLWGIGPKTQPRLEAAGIRTIGQVAALDDARLYELFGRGGLFYRDLARGIDEREVDSSRERKSISTEETFEYDERDESRILALLRAQADELARDLQVRQLRASTVGVKIKRADHTVTGRQTSLVVATNDADAIHDAAVWCWQRAGMYDVPIRLLGTRVASLTDEEARELRLF from the coding sequence ATGATCGTTCATTTTGACCTTGACGCCTTTTATGCGTCGGTCGCGCAGCGCGACGATCCTTCGCTGCGCGGCGTGCCGCTCGCGGTCTCCGGCAGCTCGCGGCGAGCGGTGGTGCTGACCGCGTCGTACGAAGCGCGGCCGTTCGGCGTGCGTTCCGCGATGCCGCTGTACCGCGCGCTGGAGCTGTGCCCGCAGCTTACCGTCGTGCCGCCGAACTTCGCCGCCTACCGGGAAACGTCGGAACGCGTCTTCGCGATCTTCGAGGACGGCGCGCGCGCGGTCGAAGGACTCTCGCTCGACGAAGCGTTCTGCGACGTGCCCGGCGACGATCTGGAGGCGGCGGTCGCCTTCGCGCAGCGCGTTCGCGCGCGCGTGCGCGACGAAGTCGGATTGACGGTGAGCGCCGGGGTCGCGACGGGAAAGATGGTCGCGAAAATTGCGAGCGATGCGAACAAGCCGGACGGGTTGACGATCGTGCCGCCCGGCACGGAAGCGGAGTACCTCGCGCCATTGCCGGTCGGACGGTTGTGGGGCATCGGGCCGAAGACGCAGCCGCGGCTCGAAGCGGCGGGGATCCGCACGATCGGCCAGGTCGCCGCGCTCGACGACGCGCGCTTGTACGAGCTGTTCGGGCGCGGCGGGCTGTTCTACCGCGACCTTGCGCGCGGGATCGACGAGCGCGAGGTCGATTCATCGCGCGAGCGCAAGTCGATCTCCACCGAAGAGACGTTCGAGTACGACGAGCGCGACGAGTCGCGCATCCTCGCGCTGCTGCGCGCGCAGGCCGACGAGCTCGCCCGCGATCTGCAGGTGAGGCAGCTGCGCGCCTCGACCGTCGGCGTGAAGATCAAGCGCGCGGACCACACCGTCACCGGCCGCCAAACCTCGCTCGTCGTCGCGACCAACGACGCCGACGCGATCCACGACGCCGCGGTGTGGTGCTGGCAGCGCGCCGGCATGTACGACGTGCCGATCCGCCTCCTCGGCACCCGCGTCGCCTCGCTGACCGACGAAGAAGCCCGCGAGCTGCGGCTGTTCTGA
- a CDS encoding LCP family protein, with protein MNERNSAAPPQRSRRGLLTYGLASLLVAVGIFMGVVADRMVQRHETLPEAIVQQIVRVPTAQEAFHKDRVYLLLLGIDYDYDVHDQPFSSHARSDTIMAAGLDFAAKQARLVSVLRDTDATVNGRETKINAAYSEGGVKLADAVIGNFLGLPADARGRHFDRYVVVRVNAMKDLVDAIGGIDVPVTETLNYDDNWGHLHIHFKPGLVHMNGEQAQGYVRFRHDECSDPCRTKRQQQVVRILLDKLKRDRVNDLIHGGALVDVFRRDVDTNLSPDEIKALAWTFKDTPTASLLHADTIGYVGTKQTLDGETVVPDEQQRATLVAGLLGPYTAAKALPSGVAAVNPSAVHVVVENGSGVRGAATQVAEMLRSRGYVIDAVGDADSYGYDTTQIEDASASSERGARLRADLGFAAAVLTTPKRSAKDNDAVRIVVGRDYASKTP; from the coding sequence ATGAACGAGCGAAATAGCGCCGCGCCGCCGCAGCGTTCGCGGCGCGGGCTGCTGACGTACGGGCTCGCTTCGCTGTTGGTCGCGGTCGGCATTTTCATGGGAGTCGTGGCCGACCGGATGGTGCAGCGCCACGAGACGCTGCCCGAGGCGATCGTGCAGCAGATCGTGCGCGTTCCGACGGCGCAGGAGGCGTTTCACAAGGACCGCGTCTACCTGCTGCTGCTCGGCATCGACTACGACTACGACGTTCACGACCAGCCGTTTTCCTCGCACGCGCGCAGCGACACCATCATGGCCGCCGGGCTCGACTTCGCGGCGAAGCAGGCGCGTTTGGTATCGGTCCTGCGCGACACCGACGCGACGGTCAACGGCCGCGAGACGAAGATCAACGCCGCGTACTCGGAAGGCGGCGTGAAGCTTGCCGACGCGGTGATCGGCAACTTTCTCGGGCTGCCGGCCGACGCGCGCGGCCGGCACTTCGACCGCTACGTCGTCGTGCGCGTGAACGCGATGAAGGACTTGGTCGACGCGATCGGCGGCATCGACGTCCCGGTCACCGAAACGCTGAACTACGACGACAACTGGGGCCATTTGCACATTCATTTCAAGCCCGGGCTCGTCCACATGAACGGCGAGCAGGCGCAAGGGTACGTTCGTTTCCGGCACGACGAGTGCAGCGACCCGTGCCGCACCAAGCGCCAGCAGCAAGTCGTTCGCATCCTCCTCGACAAGCTCAAGCGCGACCGCGTGAACGACTTGATTCACGGCGGCGCACTGGTGGACGTGTTCCGGCGCGACGTCGACACGAACTTGAGCCCGGACGAGATCAAGGCGCTGGCCTGGACGTTCAAGGACACGCCGACCGCCTCGCTGCTGCACGCCGACACGATCGGGTACGTCGGCACGAAACAGACGCTGGACGGGGAGACGGTCGTCCCGGACGAGCAGCAGCGCGCGACGCTCGTCGCCGGCTTGCTGGGCCCGTACACCGCGGCGAAGGCGCTGCCGAGCGGCGTCGCCGCCGTCAATCCTTCGGCGGTTCACGTCGTGGTCGAGAACGGGAGCGGCGTGCGCGGAGCCGCGACGCAGGTGGCGGAGATGCTGCGCAGCCGCGGCTACGTCATCGATGCGGTCGGCGACGCCGACTCGTACGGCTACGACACGACGCAGATCGAAGACGCCTCGGCCTCCTCGGAGCGGGGTGCGCGGCTGCGCGCCGACCTCGGCTTCGCCGCGGCGGTCCTTACGACGCCCAAGCGGAGCGCGAAGGACAACGACGCGGTCCGTATCGTCGTCGGCCGCGACTACGCAAGCAAGACGCCGTAA
- a CDS encoding DEAD/DEAH box helicase has product MWATIDHNCQRVALTHELIQPGEQFALTADQKKAVETITAALDDGTFEFLLKAPTGSGKTEVMLRVAVDTILATGGYVVILAPTRDLIRQHVTYFTERLQGTGIGVGQIHGGAAPAERRAVEAGIENGSIHVVVGSAMMLTIDRHWEIIDKSDLLVIDDVNAFDEREHLRLLEDLDCPMLFASATPDELRRFLERIGALDNVVSMKKMPFDVLPTKVHKVEGVWGEPPAEQLSRADTLIREHLARGSRIFVIGRTRGDVPRLAERLEQTYDIDVEQLRGDMADTSEQSRRYRRKGVKVNDVGTRIAMMNSFRSKSPAVLAATNLIGSGIDIPAADLIVITDSDAFGESEIEQLIGRVGRRERPSDAVLLTGTTFEKNPSRAMASPRAKSFMPAGMRARQFNFGRRR; this is encoded by the coding sequence GTGTGGGCGACGATCGACCACAACTGCCAGCGCGTCGCGCTGACCCATGAACTGATCCAGCCGGGCGAGCAGTTCGCCCTCACCGCCGACCAAAAGAAAGCGGTCGAAACCATCACCGCCGCGCTCGACGACGGCACCTTCGAGTTTCTGCTCAAGGCGCCGACCGGCTCGGGCAAGACCGAAGTGATGCTGCGCGTCGCGGTCGACACGATCTTGGCGACCGGCGGCTACGTGGTGATCCTCGCGCCGACGCGCGACCTGATCCGCCAGCACGTCACCTACTTCACCGAACGCCTCCAAGGGACTGGGATCGGCGTCGGCCAGATTCACGGCGGCGCCGCGCCGGCCGAGCGCCGTGCCGTCGAAGCGGGGATCGAGAACGGCTCGATTCACGTGGTGGTCGGCTCGGCGATGATGCTGACGATCGACCGCCACTGGGAGATCATCGACAAGAGCGATCTGCTGGTGATCGACGACGTCAACGCGTTCGACGAGCGCGAGCACCTGCGGCTGCTCGAAGACCTCGACTGCCCGATGCTCTTCGCCTCGGCGACGCCCGACGAGCTGCGGCGCTTCCTGGAGCGGATCGGCGCGCTCGACAACGTCGTGTCGATGAAGAAGATGCCGTTCGACGTCCTGCCGACCAAAGTCCACAAGGTGGAAGGCGTGTGGGGCGAGCCGCCGGCCGAGCAGCTCTCGCGCGCCGACACGCTGATTCGCGAGCATCTCGCGCGCGGCTCCCGCATCTTCGTCATCGGCCGCACGCGCGGCGACGTGCCGCGCTTGGCGGAGCGTTTGGAGCAGACCTACGACATCGACGTCGAGCAGCTGCGCGGCGACATGGCGGACACCAGCGAGCAGAGCCGGCGCTACCGCCGCAAGGGCGTGAAGGTCAACGACGTCGGGACGCGGATCGCGATGATGAACAGCTTCCGCAGCAAGTCGCCGGCGGTGCTCGCCGCCACGAACCTGATCGGCAGCGGGATCGACATCCCGGCGGCGGACTTGATCGTCATCACCGACTCCGACGCGTTCGGCGAGTCGGAGATCGAGCAGCTGATCGGCCGCGTCGGGCGGCGCGAACGCCCTTCCGACGCCGTGCTGCTGACCGGGACGACGTTCGAGAAGAACCCCTCGCGCGCGATGGCCTCGCCGCGGGCGAAGAGCTTCATGCCGGCCGGGATGCGCGCCCGCCAGTTCAACTTCGGCCGCCGCCGTTAG
- a CDS encoding BlaI/MecI/CopY family transcriptional regulator, whose translation MARRPTPTLTEAEYRLMDILWDLGNATVSDVHARLEDRPIAYTTVLSTLTILERKGYVKHTTRGKANVYKPRVERDAARRTVVENVLATFFNGSPRALMLNLLDCERLSPDEERRLRTLLEAEA comes from the coding sequence ATGGCTAGGCGCCCGACGCCGACTCTTACCGAGGCCGAGTACCGCCTCATGGACATCTTGTGGGACCTCGGCAACGCCACGGTCTCCGACGTGCACGCGCGGCTCGAAGACCGCCCCATCGCGTACACGACCGTCCTCTCGACGCTGACGATCCTCGAGCGCAAGGGGTACGTCAAGCACACGACCCGCGGGAAGGCGAACGTCTACAAGCCGCGCGTCGAGCGCGACGCCGCCCGCCGCACCGTCGTCGAGAACGTCCTGGCGACGTTCTTCAACGGCTCGCCGCGCGCGCTGATGCTCAACCTGCTCGACTGCGAGCGGCTCAGTCCGGACGAGGAGCGGCGGCTGCGCACGCTGCTCGAGGCCGAAGCCTGA
- a CDS encoding DUF885 domain-containing protein: MNRADLLKSASLSCSALALSEGATVVAADAAAGTAADAELNQLLAEDRRDFYRRHPETASLEGDRSGDDRWDDPSEAAAAAEAEHQRGVLARLARFDRARLSETGRTNLELYAEQLRDGVQGYELKTYLFALNQRGGVQTDVALVDSLPFATAHDYEAWAARVDAWPHKVDATVGVLREAIARRMLWPRVVMERVPAQIDRQLVAPEQHPFFAPFARVPASVPAASAASLRQRVRASIAHGVIPALRRLRAFFTDAYLPAAPSEVGLARVPNGEAIYAYLTRVNTTTALAPRAIHELGLREVARIRGEMEAVAPRTGYSGSLQAVFAAMRADPKNYHQNADELLLAYRALAKRIDPELVRFFHVLPRMPYGVTPIPAAIAPDATTAYYQPGALDGTRAGMYNVNLYRPDQRPIYEMPVLTLHEAVPGHHLQFALAAELGALPEFRRAAYYVGYSEGWGLYAESLGDAFGLYDDPKAKLGALSYEMWRAVRLVVDTGMHAFGWSRDRAIAYFLDNAAKTKLDVVNEIDRYVTDPGQALAYKIGQLKLLELRERARRRLGARFDLRDFHGVVLGAGSLPLDVLERRVDAWLAEPRPVRTA, encoded by the coding sequence ATGAACCGTGCCGACTTGCTCAAGAGCGCGTCGCTCTCGTGTAGTGCGCTCGCGCTTTCCGAGGGAGCGACCGTCGTCGCGGCCGACGCTGCCGCCGGCACGGCTGCCGACGCGGAGCTGAACCAGCTGCTGGCCGAGGACCGGCGCGACTTCTACCGCCGTCATCCCGAAACGGCGTCGCTCGAAGGCGACCGCTCGGGCGACGACCGCTGGGACGACCCGTCCGAAGCGGCCGCCGCCGCGGAGGCCGAGCACCAGCGCGGCGTTCTCGCGCGGCTCGCGCGCTTCGACCGGGCGCGCCTCTCGGAGACGGGCCGCACCAACCTCGAGCTGTACGCCGAGCAGTTGCGCGACGGCGTTCAAGGCTACGAGCTCAAGACGTACCTGTTCGCGCTCAACCAGCGCGGCGGCGTGCAGACCGACGTCGCCCTGGTCGACAGCTTGCCGTTCGCGACCGCGCACGACTACGAAGCGTGGGCGGCGCGCGTCGACGCCTGGCCGCACAAGGTCGACGCGACGGTCGGCGTGCTGCGCGAGGCGATCGCGCGCCGGATGCTGTGGCCGCGCGTGGTGATGGAACGCGTCCCGGCGCAAATCGACCGCCAGCTCGTCGCGCCGGAGCAGCACCCGTTCTTCGCGCCGTTCGCGCGCGTTCCGGCGAGCGTGCCGGCCGCCTCGGCGGCGAGCTTGCGCCAGCGCGTGCGCGCGTCGATTGCACACGGCGTGATTCCGGCGCTGCGCCGGCTGCGCGCGTTTTTCACCGACGCGTATCTGCCGGCGGCGCCGAGCGAGGTCGGGCTCGCGCGCGTTCCGAACGGCGAAGCGATCTACGCGTACCTCACGCGCGTCAACACCACGACGGCGCTGGCGCCGCGCGCGATCCACGAGCTCGGGCTGCGCGAGGTCGCGCGCATCCGCGGCGAGATGGAAGCGGTCGCGCCGCGCACCGGCTACTCCGGCTCGCTGCAAGCGGTCTTCGCGGCGATGCGCGCCGATCCGAAGAACTACCACCAGAACGCCGACGAGCTGCTGCTGGCATACCGCGCGCTCGCCAAGCGCATCGATCCGGAGCTGGTGCGGTTCTTCCACGTGCTGCCGCGGATGCCGTACGGCGTCACGCCGATCCCGGCCGCGATCGCGCCCGACGCGACGACCGCGTACTACCAGCCGGGCGCGCTCGACGGCACGCGCGCCGGGATGTACAACGTGAACCTGTACCGCCCCGACCAGCGGCCGATCTACGAGATGCCGGTGCTGACGCTGCACGAAGCCGTGCCGGGACACCACTTGCAGTTCGCGCTCGCCGCCGAGCTCGGCGCGCTGCCGGAGTTTCGCCGCGCGGCGTACTACGTCGGTTACTCCGAAGGCTGGGGTTTGTACGCCGAGTCGCTCGGCGACGCGTTCGGCTTGTACGACGATCCGAAGGCGAAGCTGGGCGCGCTCAGCTACGAGATGTGGCGCGCGGTGCGGCTCGTGGTCGACACCGGAATGCACGCGTTCGGCTGGTCGCGCGACCGCGCGATCGCGTATTTTCTCGACAACGCCGCGAAGACCAAGCTCGACGTCGTCAACGAGATCGACCGCTACGTCACCGATCCCGGTCAGGCGCTCGCGTACAAGATCGGCCAGCTGAAGCTGTTGGAGCTGCGCGAGCGCGCGCGCCGGCGGCTCGGCGCGCGCTTCGACCTGCGCGACTTCCACGGCGTCGTCCTGGGCGCGGGCTCGCTCCCGCTCGACGTCCTGGAGCGCCGCGTCGACGCCTGGCTCGCGGAGCCCCGGCCGGTCCGGACGGCGTGA
- a CDS encoding M56 family metallopeptidase: protein MFAARPFRLAATRYRVLAAAFSIAAAVGPLAFAAARLRAAAPSGGQAAAAGVLSLAALPAVLLVGLIAAGLLFVLGLDVVRLRRVKRGALPLGSVAVRRARIGTSRTVATPTAIGYLHPAVVLPDGFRDRVDASEWEAVLAHECAHLARRDDWAKALQSAVLRAGWWMPGLWVLSRALDLERELASDERAVGAGGARRYAACLLRLATARGTDAVAPGLWGRRSHVAIRVERLLRPVTAGAPVVRAAALGAFTALALAVLGAAIVVVPGTGPQPVIAHVRPVAAHVFVIAHAAVHRPLHQGAHARRFAPPRVISFVEQPAAAKAALPAAAAATAAPSAAAAPAHRVSDATRAVVGAAVPAESPSRAKAKQPAVVAFVAPVQGSAAAPARRLPESRPAASRADVSPEPLTYAVAAPPRRCATCFGPLRSPDAVPPAAPAFTPPSVATGTGSSAIAAGDPGLGIVDLNPGLIWYRTPARVIQLP from the coding sequence TTGTTCGCCGCCCGGCCGTTCCGGCTCGCCGCGACCCGCTACCGCGTCCTCGCGGCAGCGTTCTCGATCGCCGCCGCCGTCGGGCCGCTGGCGTTCGCCGCCGCCCGGCTTCGCGCGGCGGCGCCCTCGGGCGGCCAGGCCGCCGCGGCCGGCGTCCTTTCCCTCGCAGCGCTGCCGGCGGTGCTGCTGGTCGGGCTGATCGCGGCCGGGCTGCTGTTCGTGCTGGGGCTCGACGTGGTGCGGCTGCGCCGGGTGAAGCGCGGCGCGCTCCCGCTCGGCTCGGTGGCGGTGCGCCGCGCCCGCATCGGCACCTCGCGGACCGTCGCGACGCCGACCGCGATCGGCTACCTGCACCCCGCCGTCGTCCTGCCCGACGGGTTCCGTGACCGGGTCGACGCCAGCGAGTGGGAAGCCGTCCTCGCGCACGAATGCGCGCACCTCGCCCGCCGCGACGACTGGGCCAAGGCGCTCCAGAGTGCCGTCTTGCGCGCCGGCTGGTGGATGCCCGGGCTCTGGGTTCTCTCGCGCGCGCTCGACCTCGAGCGCGAGCTGGCCAGCGACGAGCGCGCCGTCGGCGCCGGCGGCGCTCGCCGCTACGCGGCCTGCCTGCTGCGGCTGGCGACCGCGCGCGGCACCGATGCGGTCGCGCCCGGCCTGTGGGGCCGGCGCTCGCACGTCGCGATCCGAGTCGAACGGCTGCTCCGGCCGGTCACCGCCGGCGCGCCGGTCGTGCGCGCGGCCGCGCTCGGCGCGTTCACCGCACTCGCGCTCGCGGTGCTGGGCGCGGCAATCGTCGTCGTGCCGGGCACCGGCCCGCAACCGGTGATCGCCCACGTCCGGCCGGTCGCCGCGCACGTCTTCGTCATCGCGCACGCGGCCGTTCACCGCCCGCTTCACCAGGGCGCGCACGCCCGCCGCTTCGCACCGCCGCGCGTGATCTCGTTCGTCGAGCAGCCTGCCGCGGCCAAGGCCGCACTGCCGGCTGCAGCGGCAGCCACCGCGGCTCCGAGCGCCGCCGCGGCGCCGGCCCATCGCGTCTCCGATGCGACTCGCGCCGTCGTCGGTGCCGCCGTCCCGGCTGAAAGCCCGTCCAGGGCGAAGGCCAAGCAACCGGCGGTCGTCGCGTTCGTCGCGCCGGTTCAGGGCTCGGCCGCCGCGCCCGCGCGTCGGCTCCCGGAGAGCCGGCCGGCGGCGAGCCGAGCCGACGTCTCGCCGGAGCCGCTGACGTACGCCGTTGCCGCGCCGCCGCGCCGCTGCGCGACCTGCTTCGGGCCGTTGCGCTCACCGGACGCCGTCCCGCCGGCGGCGCCGGCCTTCACACCCCCGTCGGTGGCGACCGGAACCGGTAGCTCCGCCATCGCCGCCGGCGATCCCGGGCTCGGGATCGTCGACCTCAACCCGGGCTTGATCTGGTACCGGACGCCGGCGCGCGTCATCCAGCTGCCGTAG
- the scpB gene encoding SMC-Scp complex subunit ScpB, with translation MQPELVDTGKLQRDLEALLFVASEALSIKQLAKLTGAEESAVALAVSKIEEEFAHRGIVVRFAGGGYRFASAPAAREAVEAYLLPPKSNLSPAALETLAIVAYTQPCTKGEIEDVRGVSADSVIATLLDRRFIAESGRRETPGRPLLYKTTPEFLESFGLNSLDELPQIDVEAGVPLELAFPVPTVASAAATFEPSAAVQAGEYEESETDEQHNPPVETTVEPETEPQPSAV, from the coding sequence ATGCAGCCTGAGCTGGTCGACACCGGCAAGCTGCAGCGCGACCTCGAAGCGCTGCTGTTCGTCGCCTCCGAAGCGCTCTCGATCAAGCAGCTCGCCAAGTTGACGGGGGCCGAAGAGTCCGCCGTCGCGCTGGCGGTCTCCAAGATCGAAGAGGAGTTCGCCCACCGCGGGATCGTGGTGCGGTTCGCCGGGGGCGGCTACCGCTTTGCCAGCGCCCCGGCGGCGCGCGAGGCCGTCGAGGCGTACTTGCTGCCGCCGAAGTCCAACCTCTCGCCGGCCGCGCTGGAGACGCTCGCGATCGTCGCCTACACGCAGCCCTGCACCAAAGGCGAGATCGAGGACGTGCGCGGCGTCAGCGCCGACTCGGTGATCGCCACCCTGCTCGACCGGCGCTTCATCGCCGAGTCCGGGCGCCGGGAGACCCCCGGGCGGCCGCTGCTCTACAAGACGACCCCCGAGTTCCTGGAGTCCTTCGGATTGAACTCGCTCGACGAGCTGCCGCAGATCGACGTCGAAGCAGGCGTCCCGCTGGAGCTCGCCTTCCCGGTCCCCACGGTGGCGAGCGCGGCGGCAACTTTCGAGCCTTCGGCGGCGGTCCAAGCCGGTGAATACGAAGAGTCCGAGACGGACGAACAGCACAATCCGCCGGTCGAGACGACCGTCGAACCAGAAACGGAGCCACAACCATCAGCGGTCTAG
- a CDS encoding deoxyribonuclease IV, whose amino-acid sequence MKVAAAGELAYVNTHLGSYGTRDRKDGFATVVAALEAALDGIDPGVHLVMENSAGAGQLCGGTIEELGGFVRAVGHPNLRVCLDTAHTWAAGYAIDTKDGVERFFELVERELGLDRVVMFHFNDTQIELGGHRDRHWHIGEGRIGIEGFRAIVAHPGVQGKIAILETPGEEEDDARNIGTLRTVLEGSLA is encoded by the coding sequence TTGAAGGTCGCCGCGGCCGGCGAGCTCGCGTACGTCAACACGCATTTGGGCTCGTACGGCACGCGCGACCGCAAGGACGGTTTCGCCACGGTGGTCGCCGCGCTCGAGGCGGCGCTGGACGGGATCGATCCCGGCGTTCACTTGGTGATGGAGAACAGCGCCGGGGCGGGCCAGCTCTGCGGCGGGACGATCGAGGAGCTGGGCGGGTTCGTGCGCGCCGTCGGGCACCCCAACCTGCGCGTCTGCCTGGACACGGCTCACACTTGGGCGGCCGGCTACGCGATCGACACCAAGGACGGCGTCGAGCGGTTCTTCGAGCTCGTCGAACGCGAATTGGGGCTGGACCGCGTGGTGATGTTCCACTTCAACGACACGCAGATCGAGCTGGGCGGCCACCGCGACCGGCACTGGCACATCGGGGAAGGCCGGATCGGGATCGAGGGTTTCCGGGCGATCGTCGCGCATCCGGGAGTCCAAGGAAAGATCGCGATCCTCGAGACGCCGGGTGAGGAAGAGGACGACGCGCGGAACATCGGTACGCTTCGAACCGTGCTGGAGGGATCGTTGGCATGA